The Sphingobacteriales bacterium DNA segment CGCGCATAATTTGCCCTGCCAACCAACCGGCAACCGCACCCAAAACGAGTACATAAATAAGATTATTTGCATTCATAATAAAAACTTTTTTAAAATGATTAAAAGAATAAATGTGTTTTTAAAACAGACTGGTATTAAAAATCGTTCCTTTTATTCAAAATAAAAAAACTTGATGCACGCTCAACAAAGCATTAAAGCAGCAGCAATAATTTGTTTTTCGGCTCATATAAAAAATAAAAATATTTATTACAGAGCATATTTTCAAGGGGTTATTTCCTTATCACACGTCCGCCTCTGTTGTTGTGCATATCTATTTGCTGATACATCGGTATTTTTCCCTGCTGCTTAAAATAGGTATCCATTTGGCGCAGTGCATCTTTGATTTGCGGTGTGCTGGGTTGGAGGTCTTTTGCTTTTTGGTAATATTCTTTGGCTTCTTTGGGGCGGTTTTTGTTGAGGTACAAAGCCGCTAAATTCACATGTGCCATGGCGTTGGTTTCGTTGTCGGGCAAGCCCAATTCCACCGATTTTTTCAGGTAGGTTTCGGCACTGCTCATATCATTTTTTTGCTGCATCAGCGCGCTTTTCAAAAAATAATACATTGCATTGATACCCGGCATCAGCCATTCGGGTTTCTTTGTCCAGCCCAATACCTGCTCGGCTTTGGCAAAATCCTGATTTTGCAGATGACGACCTGCTGCACCTACCGTGCCCAACAAAAAATAGCGGACAATGAGAATAATACACAGCAACAGAAACATCCACGACCACTCGAAGCCTACTGCAAAAGTAAGTCCTACAAAAGCAAGCAAGGATACGAAAAACAAAATAACCAATCGCTCGAAAGTGAAGAAGGCGAGAAAATTTATCATATAATAAAAAATATTAAATATTTATAAAGTAAGGTTGAAGATAGCATTTTTTTTATGGCAGTAAACAGAAAAAAACGCTTTTGCGGCTCTTTGTGCTGCAAAAGCGTTGGGTATTGTCGTTGTTTGTTTTATCTATCGCCGTAATTTTCGGTATAAAAAGTTTTGTAAGCGTCCATATCTTTTTGTTCAAAGAAAATAGAATAGTTTTCTTTGGATATTAATACGGTTTCATATTGTGCCGATATAGAGCCGAACATATCTTTTTTGGCTTCTTTGAGCATTGCCAAATGCTCCTGTGCCGCCTGTGCCGAAGGGAATGTTTTTATTAAAATCAACGGCATAGTAGCCGATAGGAGGAGCTGGTTGGTTCGCAACTCCATTGATTTGCTTTTATTAAATTCGCTGATTTGGTTCAGATAGGTGCTGATGGGTTTGGTATAGTCTATAAAAGCAATGGCGATATAGTGTTCGCCTTCGGGCTTATAGGCGTATTTGGGCGCATTTGCCGGAGATGATTTTTCGTTGCGCAAGTATGCGAGCATTTCATCGGCTTTGACTTTGGCTGGTGTGCCTTTGTGCTTTTGAGAAACATCTTCCAAGGCGGCGATATATTTTTCTCTGCCCTC contains these protein-coding regions:
- a CDS encoding tetratricopeptide repeat protein, which codes for MINFLAFFTFERLVILFFVSLLAFVGLTFAVGFEWSWMFLLLCIILIVRYFLLGTVGAAGRHLQNQDFAKAEQVLGWTKKPEWLMPGINAMYYFLKSALMQQKNDMSSAETYLKKSVELGLPDNETNAMAHVNLAALYLNKNRPKEAKEYYQKAKDLQPSTPQIKDALRQMDTYFKQQGKIPMYQQIDMHNNRGGRVIRK